One Streptomyces sp. CNQ-509 DNA window includes the following coding sequences:
- a CDS encoding alpha/beta hydrolase produces MKPVVTALIGKVLNATAAVSPGLAGRGALVLYRHPRSDRAFDDAERRLLAGAFTGSLTVAGKNVVTYCWGDGERPVLLVHGWRSRATHFAPYIAALRAAGYTPVAFDAPAHGASEGRRTTVLEYREIIARLYEEHGRFEAVVAHSLGGSAAFLALRGAAASDRLVVISGVADFDHVVDVFCAGLGLGPRVKTALRRRIETDMFPGEHDLWRRFDVTYRPAEVTPPILLVHDEKDRMVAAAQADKTAAAYGGQVRQHRTSGLGHRRILADPGVVRTALEFVSAGERVRD; encoded by the coding sequence ATGAAGCCTGTCGTCACCGCGCTCATAGGCAAGGTCCTCAACGCCACCGCCGCCGTCTCCCCGGGCCTCGCGGGCCGCGGCGCCCTCGTCCTCTACCGCCATCCGCGCTCCGACCGCGCCTTCGACGACGCCGAACGCCGGCTGCTCGCGGGCGCGTTCACCGGCAGTCTCACCGTGGCCGGCAAGAACGTGGTCACCTACTGCTGGGGCGACGGCGAGCGGCCCGTGCTGCTCGTGCACGGCTGGCGCTCCCGGGCCACGCACTTCGCCCCGTACATCGCCGCGCTGCGCGCCGCCGGCTACACGCCCGTCGCGTTCGACGCCCCCGCCCACGGCGCCTCGGAAGGGCGCCGCACCACCGTGCTGGAGTACCGCGAGATCATCGCCCGGCTGTACGAGGAGCACGGCCGGTTCGAGGCCGTCGTCGCGCACTCCCTCGGCGGCTCCGCCGCCTTCCTCGCGCTGCGCGGCGCCGCCGCCTCGGACCGCCTCGTGGTGATCTCCGGCGTCGCCGACTTCGACCACGTCGTCGACGTGTTCTGCGCAGGGCTCGGCCTCGGGCCCCGGGTGAAGACCGCGCTGCGGCGGCGCATCGAGACCGACATGTTCCCCGGCGAGCACGACCTGTGGCGGCGCTTCGACGTCACGTACCGCCCGGCCGAGGTCACCCCCCCGATCCTGCTCGTCCACGATGAGAAGGACCGCATGGTCGCCGCCGCGCAGGCGGACAAGACCGCGGCGGCCTACGGCGGGCAGGTCAGGCAGCACCGCACCAGCGGCCTCGGGCACCGGCGGATCCTCGCGGATCCCGGCGTGGTGCGCACGGCGCTGGAGTTCGTCTCAGCAGGGGAGCGCGTCCGGGACTGA
- a CDS encoding S8 family serine peptidase, whose amino-acid sequence MSSRRLSQHVRAAVTALLLGGLTLPALSATPAAAGPPPLAAPPAGGAAPSASATVTLVTGDEVTLDAPAADGPPAVSVTPRPGSGSRSFTTLRDGDDVYVVPDDAAGLVPEVLDLELFNVTALVEMGYDDASTRALPLIVQGPRPLAAAGEAAREDALPLPALDAVAVELPKKRAGTFAATLARPAGPAAAGVRRVWLDRSLEAAELDGNLSQIGAPEVWDAGLSGAGVDVAVLDSGVDADHPDLRGRVAGAADFTGEGTTEDRNGHGTHVASVVAGSGAASGGARKGVAYGARLLSGRVLDGEGQGRASWVIAGMQWATEQGADVVNLSLGGTAPEYPENDPVARALDTLAADTGTLFVVAAGNSGPYSGTIGSPGVAESALTVGAVDAGGGTPRFTSIGPTTGAYLSKPDLAAPGVAVTGARAGGGTADPYTEMSGTSQATPHVAGAAALLLEKHPDWDWRRLKTTLMTTADGDAAAPRPHAAGAGVLDLPGAANETLRLDRGNVDFGYLRYPEGERPASIEVTLTNNGTEPRAISLTDLATERAGAPLAEDAVSVTPAAVTVAPGATERVTVTLTPEGVAPGVYSGAVVLTESGHDTVTLPLSFYLEPPRHDVDLTVLDRNGRPWAGGSLWLLNMRETYPETGGGFRTVHLDENGRATARMLPGPLSMLAKVETPAADGEAGTVAFAGSPEVMLDGDMAYTIDARKALPLRPATVEGADTRVRHASVHYARHDESGTGGMDEGIYATGEEIEQGRVFLQPTEPVRHGTSAFATRWRLEADGRPQGRQADVYELVLGQGRTIPDPPRYRVTRAEARQLARVEADYRSLHGRADTYTESREARPAGIETALVHEYPLDVPQRRVEMVTARPDVKWRHCVLGPEPALPRLCAPTLPYERGESAAPVWYGAPAPAVIAGLHYGDQLDLPVSLSDGEHQGSIWNIATAGNESLRLFRDGREIPARPGTSYFPVAPEPATYRLEHTSRPDRDALPIGGETRTSWTFPARGPADPLVGQERVRLLGVDYAPRTDRDGTVPAHRPLTVGLRLTSTAGPEDAIRTERGSVRFWASTDGGERWHEALVFPGRDGELTALVPGVWPRPGQEVSVRVRGTAAEGRAIEQTIIDAYRAG is encoded by the coding sequence ATGTCCTCCAGACGGCTCTCTCAGCACGTCCGCGCCGCCGTGACGGCCCTCCTCCTCGGCGGGCTGACGCTCCCGGCCCTGTCGGCCACGCCGGCCGCGGCCGGCCCTCCGCCCCTCGCCGCGCCGCCCGCGGGCGGCGCCGCTCCCTCCGCCTCCGCCACGGTCACCCTCGTCACCGGCGACGAGGTCACCCTCGACGCCCCCGCCGCGGACGGTCCCCCCGCCGTCTCCGTCACCCCGCGGCCTGGCTCCGGCAGCCGCTCCTTCACCACCCTGCGCGACGGCGACGACGTCTACGTCGTCCCGGACGACGCCGCAGGACTCGTCCCCGAGGTGCTCGACCTCGAACTCTTCAACGTCACCGCTCTCGTCGAGATGGGCTACGACGACGCCTCCACCCGCGCGCTCCCGCTGATCGTGCAGGGCCCCCGCCCGCTGGCCGCGGCGGGCGAGGCGGCCCGCGAGGACGCCCTGCCGCTGCCCGCCCTCGACGCCGTCGCCGTCGAGCTGCCCAAGAAGCGCGCCGGCACCTTCGCCGCGACCCTCGCCCGGCCCGCGGGCCCGGCCGCGGCCGGGGTGCGCCGGGTGTGGCTGGACCGCAGCCTGGAGGCCGCGGAACTCGACGGCAACCTGAGCCAGATCGGCGCCCCCGAGGTCTGGGACGCCGGGCTGAGCGGCGCCGGCGTGGACGTCGCCGTGCTCGACTCCGGTGTCGACGCCGACCACCCCGACCTGCGCGGCAGGGTCGCCGGCGCCGCCGACTTCACCGGCGAGGGCACCACGGAGGACCGCAACGGCCACGGCACCCACGTCGCCTCCGTCGTCGCGGGCAGCGGCGCCGCGTCCGGCGGCGCCCGCAAGGGCGTCGCGTACGGCGCCCGGCTGCTGTCCGGCCGGGTCCTGGACGGCGAGGGCCAGGGCCGGGCGTCCTGGGTGATCGCCGGGATGCAGTGGGCCACCGAGCAGGGTGCCGACGTGGTCAACCTCAGCCTCGGCGGCACCGCGCCCGAGTACCCGGAGAACGATCCGGTCGCCCGCGCGCTCGACACCCTGGCCGCCGACACCGGCACCCTCTTCGTCGTCGCCGCGGGTAACTCGGGGCCGTACTCCGGCACCATCGGCAGCCCGGGAGTCGCGGAGAGCGCGCTGACCGTGGGAGCCGTGGACGCCGGCGGCGGTACGCCCCGGTTCACCAGCATCGGGCCGACGACCGGCGCGTACCTCTCCAAGCCCGACCTGGCCGCCCCGGGCGTCGCCGTCACCGGCGCCCGCGCGGGCGGCGGCACGGCCGATCCGTACACGGAGATGAGCGGCACCTCGCAGGCCACCCCGCACGTCGCCGGCGCCGCCGCGCTGCTGCTGGAGAAGCACCCCGACTGGGACTGGCGGCGGCTGAAGACCACGCTCATGACCACCGCCGACGGCGACGCCGCCGCACCCCGGCCGCACGCGGCCGGCGCCGGCGTCCTCGACCTGCCGGGCGCCGCGAACGAGACCCTCCGACTCGACCGCGGCAACGTCGATTTCGGCTACCTGCGCTACCCGGAGGGCGAGCGCCCCGCGTCGATCGAGGTGACCCTCACCAACAACGGCACCGAGCCCCGCGCGATCTCCCTCACCGACCTCGCCACCGAGCGCGCCGGCGCCCCCCTCGCCGAGGATGCCGTGAGCGTGACGCCCGCCGCCGTGACCGTCGCACCCGGTGCCACCGAGCGGGTGACGGTCACGCTGACGCCCGAGGGCGTCGCGCCCGGCGTCTACTCCGGCGCCGTCGTCCTCACCGAGAGCGGGCACGACACCGTCACCCTGCCGCTCAGCTTCTACCTCGAACCGCCCCGCCACGACGTGGACCTGACCGTCCTCGACCGGAACGGCCGGCCCTGGGCGGGCGGCAGCCTGTGGCTGCTCAACATGCGGGAGACGTACCCCGAGACCGGCGGCGGCTTCCGCACCGTCCACCTGGACGAGAACGGCCGCGCCACCGCCCGCATGCTGCCGGGGCCGCTGTCGATGCTGGCCAAGGTGGAGACCCCCGCCGCGGACGGCGAGGCCGGCACCGTCGCGTTCGCCGGCTCGCCCGAGGTCATGCTCGACGGCGACATGGCCTACACCATCGACGCCCGCAAGGCCCTGCCGCTGCGGCCCGCGACCGTCGAGGGCGCGGACACCAGGGTGCGGCACGCCTCCGTCCACTACGCGCGCCACGACGAGTCCGGCACCGGCGGGATGGACGAGGGGATCTACGCGACCGGCGAGGAGATCGAGCAGGGCCGGGTCTTCCTCCAGCCCACCGAGCCGGTACGGCACGGCACCTCGGCGTTCGCGACCCGCTGGCGGCTGGAGGCCGACGGCAGGCCGCAGGGGCGGCAGGCCGACGTCTACGAACTGGTGCTCGGCCAGGGCAGGACGATCCCCGACCCGCCGCGCTACCGCGTCACCCGCGCCGAGGCGCGTCAACTGGCCCGCGTCGAGGCCGACTACCGCTCGCTGCACGGCCGCGCCGACACGTACACCGAATCGCGCGAGGCGCGCCCCGCCGGCATCGAGACCGCCCTCGTCCACGAGTACCCGCTCGACGTGCCGCAGCGCCGCGTCGAGATGGTCACCGCACGGCCGGACGTGAAGTGGCGCCACTGCGTCCTCGGCCCCGAGCCGGCGCTCCCGCGGCTGTGCGCGCCCACGCTGCCGTACGAGCGGGGGGAGAGCGCGGCGCCGGTCTGGTACGGCGCCCCGGCCCCGGCGGTCATCGCCGGGCTGCACTACGGCGACCAGCTCGACCTGCCGGTGTCGCTCAGCGACGGCGAACACCAGGGTTCGATCTGGAACATCGCGACCGCCGGGAACGAGAGCCTGCGGCTCTTCCGCGACGGCAGGGAGATACCGGCCCGCCCCGGCACCAGCTACTTCCCGGTCGCGCCTGAACCCGCCACGTACCGGCTGGAGCACACCTCGCGCCCCGACCGCGACGCGCTGCCCATCGGCGGCGAGACGCGCACGAGCTGGACCTTCCCGGCCCGCGGTCCCGCGGATCCGCTGGTGGGACAGGAGCGGGTGCGGCTGCTGGGCGTCGACTACGCGCCCCGCACCGACCGCGACGGGACCGTCCCCGCGCACCGGCCGCTCACCGTCGGCCTGCGGCTCACCTCCACCGCGGGCCCGGAGGACGCGATCAGGACCGAGCGCGGCAGCGTGCGGTTCTGGGCCTCCACCGACGGCGGCGAGCGCTGGCACGAGGCGCTGGTGTTCCCCGGGCGGGACGGTGAACTGACCGCGCTGGTGCCGGGGGTGTGGCCGCGGCCGGGCCAGGAGGTGTCCGTACGGGTGCGCGGTACGGCCGCCGAGGGCCGGGCGATCGAGCAGACGATCATCGACGCCTACCGCGCCGGCTGA
- a CDS encoding LuxR C-terminal-related transcriptional regulator: MLEALGIPPYAESVYRALLAAPGRTVAQLAGELRRSERVTRRSVTELEEVGLVSRLPGRPVRLLATRPDTAVDLLVARRRRELGELQRNARALAATLSTGRQPDELLEILTGRQAIAERFGQLVRGCERELLVFDRPPYAADVTPSEEGVTARLHEQVVVRGIYAPESLEYPGALAAARRAAANGEQSRVHPQVPMKLALADRAVALLPIALDDQVDSALVIRPCALLDALVSLFELLWQQAAPLLPRPAQDRPSCSDLGLLTLLAAGVKDEAIARQLGVSPRTVTRRVAELLDELGARTRFQAGILAQRRGWLPDPEAHGRRE, encoded by the coding sequence ATGCTTGAGGCCCTGGGGATACCGCCGTACGCCGAGTCCGTCTACCGCGCGCTGCTCGCGGCGCCCGGCCGCACCGTCGCCCAGCTCGCCGGGGAGCTGAGGCGCTCCGAGCGCGTCACCCGGCGCAGCGTCACGGAGCTGGAGGAGGTGGGCCTGGTCAGCCGGCTGCCCGGGCGCCCGGTGCGGCTGCTGGCCACCCGCCCTGACACCGCCGTCGACCTGCTCGTCGCGCGGCGCCGCCGGGAGCTGGGCGAGTTGCAGCGCAACGCACGGGCGCTGGCGGCGACGCTGAGCACGGGCCGGCAGCCGGACGAGCTGCTGGAGATCCTCACCGGCCGGCAGGCCATCGCGGAGCGCTTCGGCCAGCTCGTCCGCGGCTGCGAGCGGGAGTTGCTGGTCTTCGACCGGCCGCCGTACGCGGCGGACGTGACGCCCTCGGAGGAGGGCGTGACGGCGCGGCTGCACGAGCAGGTGGTGGTACGGGGCATCTACGCCCCGGAGTCGCTGGAGTACCCCGGCGCGCTGGCCGCGGCGCGGCGCGCGGCGGCCAACGGCGAGCAGTCGCGGGTCCATCCGCAGGTGCCGATGAAGCTGGCGCTCGCGGACCGCGCGGTGGCGCTGCTGCCGATCGCGCTCGACGACCAGGTGGACAGCGCGCTGGTGATCCGCCCGTGCGCGCTGCTGGACGCGCTGGTGAGCCTCTTCGAGCTGCTGTGGCAGCAGGCCGCGCCGCTGCTGCCCCGGCCCGCACAGGACCGTCCTTCGTGCTCGGACCTGGGGCTGCTCACGCTGCTGGCGGCGGGGGTCAAGGACGAGGCGATCGCCCGGCAGTTGGGCGTGAGCCCGCGGACGGTCACCCGGCGGGTGGCGGAGCTGCTGGACGAGCTCGGCGCCCGTACCCGCTTCCAGGCGGGAATCCTGGCCCAGCGCCGCGGCTGGCTTCCCGACCCGGAAGCGCACGGCCGGCGGGAGTAA
- a CDS encoding trypsin-like serine protease: MNGRMRTIMRLGGLTTAVVAILSMSGAAAATGGPEPTPPPTAQIVGGQPASETYSFMASLQSASGGHTCGGSLVDPSWVVTAAHCGTPYQVRIGTTDRTAGGEVRRVVERRQLAADMTLLRLGTPSTKTPVPIAASAPAGSATRLIGWGQTCPTRGCGAAPVGLRQLDTTVLADSSCAGIQGAYELCVNGGGGRGACYGDSGGPAVVGGPGDWRLVGATSRGTAGTCAVSPAIYGDVTSVKSRIDAIVGGA, from the coding sequence ATGAACGGACGAATGCGCACCATCATGCGGCTCGGCGGGTTAACGACCGCCGTCGTTGCCATTCTGTCGATGTCGGGTGCGGCCGCGGCCACCGGCGGCCCGGAGCCCACGCCCCCGCCCACGGCGCAGATCGTCGGCGGCCAGCCGGCTTCCGAGACGTACTCCTTCATGGCCTCGCTGCAGAGCGCGTCGGGCGGCCACACCTGCGGCGGCAGCCTGGTCGACCCGAGCTGGGTCGTCACCGCCGCGCACTGCGGCACCCCGTACCAGGTGCGGATCGGCACCACCGACCGCACCGCGGGCGGCGAGGTCCGCCGCGTCGTCGAACGCCGCCAGCTCGCCGCCGACATGACCCTGCTGCGGCTCGGCACCCCCTCGACGAAGACGCCCGTGCCCATCGCCGCCTCCGCGCCCGCCGGCTCGGCGACCCGGCTGATCGGCTGGGGCCAGACCTGTCCGACCCGCGGCTGCGGCGCCGCGCCGGTCGGGCTGCGGCAGCTCGACACCACGGTCCTGGCCGACTCCTCCTGCGCGGGCATCCAGGGCGCGTACGAGCTGTGCGTGAACGGCGGCGGCGGCCGGGGCGCGTGCTACGGCGACTCCGGCGGCCCGGCGGTCGTCGGCGGGCCCGGCGACTGGCGGCTCGTCGGCGCCACGAGCCGCGGTACGGCGGGCACGTGCGCCGTCTCGCCCGCGATCTACGGGGATGTGACGTCGGTGAAGTCCCGGATCGACGCCATCGTCGGCGGCGCCTGA
- a CDS encoding YqjF family protein, which produces MQKPEPVTPDAPHALRFPLLTQQWLDLTFVHWAVEPDAVARLLPRGTAPDTHDGVAYAGLVAFRMHRVGWLRLPAVPYLGSFPETNVRLYSVDGRGRRGVVFRSLDAARLVPVVLGRLGFGLPYVWSRMAVRRAGDTVVYTSSRRRPGPRGAYSRLTVRPGARIGEPSALEHFLTARWGLHTAFFGGTAYLPNEHPRWPLHRAELVRCEENLVAAAGLPAPAGDPVSVLYSPGVQVHFGRPRRAS; this is translated from the coding sequence GTGCAGAAGCCCGAGCCCGTCACCCCCGACGCCCCGCACGCCCTGCGGTTCCCGCTCCTCACCCAGCAGTGGCTGGACCTGACGTTCGTCCACTGGGCCGTCGAGCCGGACGCCGTGGCGCGCCTGCTGCCCCGCGGGACCGCGCCGGACACGCACGACGGGGTCGCGTACGCCGGGCTCGTCGCGTTCCGGATGCACCGCGTCGGGTGGCTGCGGCTGCCCGCGGTGCCGTACCTCGGCTCCTTCCCCGAGACCAACGTGCGCCTGTACTCGGTCGACGGCCGCGGGCGGCGCGGTGTCGTGTTCCGGTCGCTGGACGCCGCCCGGCTGGTCCCCGTGGTGCTGGGCCGGCTCGGCTTCGGGCTGCCGTACGTCTGGTCGCGGATGGCCGTCCGCCGGGCCGGTGACACGGTCGTCTACACCAGCTCGCGCCGCCGGCCGGGCCCGCGCGGCGCGTACAGCCGCCTGACCGTGCGTCCGGGCGCACGGATCGGCGAGCCGAGCGCGCTGGAGCACTTCCTCACCGCGCGCTGGGGGCTGCACACCGCCTTCTTCGGCGGTACCGCCTACCTGCCCAACGAGCATCCCCGCTGGCCGCTGCACCGCGCGGAACTGGTGCGGTGCGAGGAGAACCTGGTCGCGGCGGCGGGCCTGCCCGCGCCCGCCGGCGACCCGGTCAGCGTCCTGTACTCGCCGGGCGTCCAGGTGCACTTCGGCCGCCCGCGGCGCGCCTCGTGA
- a CDS encoding O-acetyl-ADP-ribose deacetylase encodes MGVLTAVRGDITEQRVDALVNAAHSSLLGGGGVDGAIHRRGGKSIVEECRELRASAYPDGLPAGRAVATAAGLLPARWVIHTVGPVWTRSGDRSAELASCYRASLAVARELGARTVAFPAVSTGAFGWPLDDSARIAVAAVQESVDKRAFDEVRFVLFDTRAHEAFARHLG; translated from the coding sequence ATGGGTGTGCTCACGGCCGTGCGCGGCGACATCACCGAGCAGCGGGTCGACGCGCTGGTCAACGCCGCCCACTCCTCGCTGCTGGGCGGCGGGGGCGTCGACGGCGCCATCCACCGCAGGGGCGGCAAGAGCATCGTCGAGGAATGCCGCGAACTGCGCGCCTCCGCCTACCCGGACGGTCTGCCGGCCGGCCGCGCGGTGGCCACCGCCGCCGGGCTGCTGCCGGCCCGCTGGGTGATCCACACCGTCGGCCCGGTGTGGACGCGGAGCGGGGACCGCTCGGCGGAACTGGCCTCCTGCTACCGCGCGTCGCTGGCCGTCGCCCGCGAACTGGGCGCCCGCACGGTCGCGTTCCCCGCCGTCTCCACCGGTGCGTTCGGCTGGCCGCTGGACGACTCGGCCCGGATCGCGGTGGCCGCCGTCCAGGAGTCCGTCGACAAGCGGGCCTTCGACGAGGTGCGCTTCGTCCTCTTCGACACCCGGGCCCACGAGGCGTTCGCCCGGCACCTCGGCTGA
- a CDS encoding ABC transporter ATP-binding protein, with the protein MPHDPLDGWSPPPSDPEQPAQVRRILALFRPYRGRLAVVGLLVAASSLVSVASPFLLREVVDTALPEGRTGLLSLLALGMVGVAVLGGVFGVLQTLISTTVGQRVMHDLRTAVYAQLQRMPLAFFTRTRTGEVQSRIANDIGGMQATVTTTATSLVSNLTSVIATVVAMLALDWRLTVVSLLLLPLFVWIARRVGRERKKITSQRQKQMAAMAAGVTESLSVSGIMLGRTMGRSDSLTRGFADESESLVDLEVRANMAGRWRMATIGVVMAAMPAVIYWTAGLASGTGGQAVSIGTVVAFVSLQQGLFRPTVSLLSTGVQMQTSLALFQRIFEYLDLPVDIAEPEHPVRLVKPRGEVRFEKVDFAYEAGQPTLRDVDLTVPAGSSLAIVGPTGAGKSTLGYLVPRLYDVTGGRVTLDGTDVRDLDFDSLARAVGVVAQETYLFHASVADNLRFARPDATDAEIEAAARAAQIHDHIAALPDGYDTLVGERGYRFSGGEKQRLALARTILRDPPVLVLDEATSALDTRTERAVQEAVDALAAGRTTITIAHRLSTVRDADQIAVLHDGRIAELGTHEKLMAAGGRYAALVRRDLDADASAVAGGEPVAKGASVTV; encoded by the coding sequence ATGCCGCACGATCCACTCGACGGGTGGTCACCCCCGCCCTCCGATCCGGAGCAGCCCGCCCAGGTGCGCCGGATCCTCGCGCTCTTCCGCCCGTACCGCGGCCGCCTCGCCGTGGTCGGGCTGCTGGTGGCCGCGTCCTCGCTGGTCTCGGTCGCCTCGCCGTTCCTGCTCCGCGAGGTCGTCGACACCGCCCTGCCCGAGGGCCGCACCGGGCTGCTCAGCCTGCTCGCGCTCGGCATGGTCGGCGTCGCCGTGCTCGGCGGCGTCTTCGGCGTGCTCCAGACCCTCATCTCCACCACCGTCGGCCAGCGCGTCATGCACGACCTGCGCACCGCCGTCTACGCCCAGTTGCAGCGCATGCCGCTGGCGTTCTTCACCCGCACCCGCACCGGCGAGGTGCAGTCCCGCATCGCCAACGACATCGGCGGCATGCAGGCCACCGTCACCACCACCGCCACCTCGCTGGTCTCCAACCTCACCAGTGTCATCGCCACCGTCGTCGCCATGCTCGCGCTCGACTGGCGGCTGACCGTCGTCTCGCTGCTCCTGCTGCCGCTCTTCGTCTGGATCGCCCGCCGCGTCGGCCGCGAGCGCAAGAAGATCACCTCGCAGCGGCAGAAGCAGATGGCCGCCATGGCCGCGGGCGTGACCGAGTCGCTGTCGGTGAGCGGCATCATGCTCGGCCGCACCATGGGCCGCTCCGACAGCCTCACCCGCGGCTTCGCCGACGAGTCGGAGAGCCTGGTGGACCTGGAGGTACGGGCCAACATGGCGGGCCGCTGGCGGATGGCCACCATCGGCGTCGTCATGGCCGCCATGCCGGCCGTCATCTACTGGACCGCGGGCCTGGCCTCCGGCACCGGCGGGCAGGCCGTGTCCATCGGCACCGTCGTGGCCTTCGTCTCACTCCAGCAGGGCCTCTTCCGGCCCACCGTCAGCCTGCTCTCGACCGGCGTGCAGATGCAGACCTCGCTCGCCCTCTTCCAGCGCATCTTCGAGTACCTCGACCTGCCCGTCGACATCGCCGAGCCCGAGCACCCGGTGCGGCTGGTGAAGCCCCGCGGCGAGGTGCGCTTCGAGAAGGTCGACTTCGCGTACGAGGCGGGACAGCCGACGCTGCGCGACGTCGACCTCACCGTGCCCGCTGGCAGCAGCCTGGCGATCGTCGGCCCCACGGGCGCCGGCAAGTCCACCCTGGGCTATCTGGTGCCGCGGCTGTACGACGTCACCGGCGGCCGGGTCACCCTCGACGGCACCGACGTGCGCGACCTCGACTTCGACTCGCTCGCCCGCGCGGTCGGCGTCGTCGCCCAGGAGACGTACCTCTTCCACGCCTCCGTCGCCGACAACCTGCGCTTCGCCCGCCCGGACGCGACCGACGCCGAGATCGAGGCCGCCGCCCGCGCCGCGCAGATCCACGACCACATCGCCGCCCTGCCCGACGGCTACGACACCCTCGTCGGCGAGCGCGGCTACCGCTTCTCCGGCGGCGAGAAGCAGCGCCTGGCCCTCGCCCGCACCATCCTGCGCGACCCGCCGGTGCTCGTCCTCGACGAGGCCACCAGCGCCCTGGACACCCGCACCGAGCGCGCGGTGCAGGAGGCGGTGGACGCGCTGGCCGCGGGCCGTACGACGATCACCATCGCGCACCGGCTCTCCACGGTCCGCGACGCCGACCAGATCGCGGTCCTGCACGACGGCCGGATCGCCGAACTCGGCACGCACGAGAAGCTGATGGCCGCCGGCGGCCGGTACGCGGCGCTGGTCCGCCGCGACCTCGACGCAGACGCGAGCGCGGTCGCGGGAGGCGAGCCGGTGGCGAAGGGCGCGTCGGTCACCGTCTGA
- a CDS encoding MarR family winged helix-turn-helix transcriptional regulator: protein MSQSPPPPADVTGQLAEQLLLLTRRIHYAQKHHFKPLGITPAQSRLLRTLERHEEPPRMADLAERLGVVPRAVTTHVDALEAGGLVRRVPDPANRRVIRIETTAAGRTALAELHRARLAAAADVLEPLSEQQREKLLGLIAPLVGPHGHPC from the coding sequence GTGTCCCAGTCGCCCCCGCCCCCCGCAGACGTGACCGGCCAGTTGGCGGAGCAGCTCCTGCTGCTCACCCGCCGCATCCACTACGCGCAGAAGCACCACTTCAAGCCGCTGGGCATCACGCCCGCCCAGTCCCGGCTGCTGCGCACCCTGGAGCGCCACGAGGAACCGCCGCGGATGGCCGACCTCGCCGAGCGCCTGGGCGTCGTCCCCCGCGCGGTCACCACGCACGTCGACGCGCTGGAGGCGGGCGGCCTGGTCCGGCGCGTGCCCGACCCGGCCAACCGGCGGGTGATCCGGATCGAGACCACCGCGGCCGGGCGCACGGCGCTCGCCGAGCTGCACCGGGCCCGCCTGGCCGCCGCCGCGGACGTGCTGGAGCCGCTGTCGGAACAGCAGCGTGAAAAACTGCTCGGGCTCATCGCCCCCCTGGTCGGCCCGCACGGCCACCCCTGCTGA